A genomic segment from Kyrpidia tusciae DSM 2912 encodes:
- a CDS encoding aquaporin, translating to MVRRLPWREVPACLAAQLIGAAIGALGIVVILGTDGAIVGNLGATVFAPTTGYVQGIVIEAIEVSVLMTVIMGAAVDGRAPQGFAGMIIG from the coding sequence GTGGTTCGGCGATTACCCTGGCGGGAGGTACCGGCTTGTCTGGCGGCGCAGTTGATCGGCGCCGCGATCGGGGCGCTGGGGATTGTCGTGATCCTCGGGACGGACGGAGCGATCGTGGGAAATCTCGGGGCGACGGTGTTCGCTCCGACCACCGGGTATGTGCAGGGAATCGTGATTGAAGCGATTGAGGTCTCTGTTCTCATGACAGTGATCATGGGCGCTGCGGTGGACGGCCGGGCGCCCCAGGGGTTTGCCGGCATGATCATCGGGTGA
- a CDS encoding aquaporin, producing the protein MTVAGIIMTTAGPTGSSFNSARTFGPYVMDRLFGGHVRWAEYPVYVIGPVLGASVAAWLYSAVAGLAAPEAKAGAEKQESAAAKHEPA; encoded by the coding sequence GTGACGGTGGCGGGGATCATCATGACCACGGCGGGGCCCACCGGTTCGTCGTTTAACTCGGCTCGCACGTTTGGTCCGTATGTGATGGATCGTCTGTTCGGTGGGCACGTACGGTGGGCGGAGTACCCGGTGTACGTGATCGGCCCGGTTCTGGGTGCGTCGGTGGCCGCTTGGTTGTACAGCGCCGTCGCCGGACTGGCGGCGCCGGAGGCGAAAGCCGGGGCGGAAAAGCAGGAATCCGCGGCGGCGAAACACGAACCGGCGTGA
- a CDS encoding SDR family NAD(P)-dependent oxidoreductase, translated as MSVMDSFRLDGRVALVTGGGSGIGLAFARAAAEAGADVAVADWNEEAARQAAERLGAETGRKVIALRADVSKEEDADRMVQETVRQLGGLDVCFANAGIGDDGTLVTEYSKAAWEKVIAVNLTGVFLTDRAAARVMVAQKRGSIINTASIYGLVGDFGMGAIGYTAAKGGVVQLTRTLAVQLAPMGVRVNAIAPAFIRTNLGDGKLREDVTDPEVRKAHEEITRRTPIGRWGLPEDLAGMGLFLASDASAFCTGYIYAVDGGWLAV; from the coding sequence ATGAGCGTCATGGACTCGTTTCGACTCGACGGGCGGGTGGCCTTGGTCACCGGCGGTGGGAGCGGAATTGGACTGGCCTTCGCCAGGGCTGCGGCGGAGGCGGGAGCGGATGTGGCGGTGGCGGACTGGAATGAGGAGGCGGCCCGGCAGGCGGCGGAGCGGCTCGGGGCCGAGACGGGGCGGAAGGTGATTGCGCTTCGAGCGGATGTGTCGAAAGAAGAGGATGCCGATCGGATGGTGCAGGAGACGGTGCGGCAACTCGGGGGTCTCGATGTGTGTTTTGCCAACGCCGGGATCGGGGACGACGGAACTCTGGTGACGGAGTACAGCAAAGCGGCGTGGGAGAAGGTCATCGCTGTGAATCTCACCGGGGTCTTTTTGACCGACCGGGCAGCCGCCCGGGTGATGGTCGCACAAAAACGCGGGAGCATCATCAATACCGCCTCGATTTATGGGCTGGTCGGGGACTTCGGGATGGGGGCCATCGGATATACGGCGGCCAAAGGCGGCGTGGTGCAACTCACCCGGACGTTGGCGGTGCAATTGGCGCCGATGGGCGTCAGGGTCAACGCCATCGCCCCGGCGTTTATTCGGACGAACCTCGGGGACGGAAAATTGCGAGAGGATGTGACCGACCCGGAGGTGCGAAAGGCCCACGAGGAGATCACCCGGCGAACGCCGATCGGGCGATGGGGGCTGCCGGAAGATTTGGCGGGCATGGGGCTGTTTTTGGCGTCGGATGCGTCGGCATTCTGTACGGGGTACATTTATGCGGTGGACGGCGGCTGGCTGGCGGTGTGA
- a CDS encoding transposase — protein sequence MERLRLVLEHLPDEALMAHLEKSRGHGRDDYPVRAMWNSMLAGIVFQHPSIESLRRELSRNGQLRSICGLRAVPSAAAYTRFLRSLMEHGSWIESMFDELVKALSEELPDFGRRLAMDSKAIASWASRPSKEKKEDGRRDLDAAYGVKTYRGTREDGSTWEKVVRWFGYKLHLVVDAQHELPVAYTVTKGSRSDVKEGHVLLDELEKRQPEMLKKAEVLTADRGYDDSKLLSRCWDEYGIKPVIDTRRLWKDGEQTRLLPGHTNVVYDEGGAVYCYCPETGARQQMSNGGFEKDRGTLKKVCPAKAYGITCQGREQCPVAGGVRVALAVDRRIFTPIARESYKWAKEYRYRTAVERVNSRLDVSFGFERHTIRGLAKMRLRCGLALCVMLAMALGRVREKQQERMRSLVRSVS from the coding sequence TTGGAACGCCTCCGGCTGGTTCTGGAACATCTGCCGGACGAAGCGCTCATGGCGCATCTGGAGAAATCGAGAGGTCATGGACGAGATGACTACCCGGTACGGGCGATGTGGAACTCGATGTTGGCAGGAATCGTGTTTCAGCACCCGTCGATCGAGAGCTTACGTCGGGAACTCTCTCGAAACGGGCAGCTGCGGTCGATCTGTGGGTTGCGCGCAGTTCCCAGCGCAGCTGCTTACACCCGATTTCTCCGCAGCTTGATGGAGCACGGATCGTGGATCGAATCGATGTTCGACGAGCTGGTGAAGGCCCTGAGTGAGGAACTTCCGGATTTCGGGCGTCGTTTGGCGATGGACAGCAAGGCGATCGCCTCGTGGGCGTCCCGTCCCTCGAAAGAAAAGAAGGAAGACGGACGGCGGGATCTGGATGCAGCATACGGGGTAAAAACCTATCGTGGGACCCGCGAGGACGGGAGTACATGGGAGAAAGTGGTCCGGTGGTTTGGCTACAAACTCCACCTGGTGGTGGATGCTCAGCATGAATTGCCTGTGGCGTATACGGTGACCAAGGGGTCGCGCTCCGACGTCAAAGAAGGGCATGTCCTGCTGGATGAGTTGGAGAAACGCCAACCGGAGATGTTGAAAAAGGCCGAGGTCCTGACGGCCGATCGGGGGTACGACGACTCGAAACTCTTGAGTCGCTGCTGGGATGAATATGGGATCAAGCCCGTGATCGACACGAGGCGACTGTGGAAAGACGGGGAGCAAACGCGGTTGTTACCGGGACACACGAACGTGGTGTATGACGAGGGGGGAGCGGTGTACTGTTACTGTCCAGAGACAGGGGCCCGGCAACAGATGAGCAATGGTGGATTCGAGAAAGACCGGGGGACGCTGAAAAAAGTATGTCCAGCCAAGGCGTACGGGATCACGTGTCAAGGGCGGGAACAGTGCCCCGTGGCCGGAGGGGTGCGGGTGGCGCTCGCGGTGGACCGGCGGATCTTCACGCCGATTGCCCGGGAGAGCTACAAATGGGCAAAGGAATACCGGTACAGGACGGCGGTGGAGAGGGTGAACAGTCGCTTGGACGTCTCGTTTGGGTTTGAACGGCATACCATTCGTGGGCTGGCCAAGATGCGGTTGCGCTGCGGCTTGGCTTTGTGCGTGATGCTGGCGATGGCATTGGGGAGGGTGCGGGAGAAGCAGCAAGAACGCATGAGGAGCTTGGTTCGCAGCGTGTCCTAA
- a CDS encoding GerAB/ArcD/ProY family transporter — MSVQLSRPQFLFLCIWLVLGTGILLLPASVGKFALRDGWISAGLASIGGFVVIGVIGLFTRVFPGESLLQGYLAAFGPWLGRLAGLWQLLLVFIVEALVARELEEFIATTILPNTPSTWIAGMILFPACYATYLGLEVVGRMGEIISPIGIIITLGLFLLATPYLDFSYIHPVLADGWDAILRGDVVLWALLAEFTFTLQIRHSTDANWYLRTLGTAVLILAGSGVIAELTVHLVLGLSTQYTFYPILEVVRAIRIGDFLERLDTLYVIGVVATIFLKLSFLHYVLTSGLQEWATLQHQRPLVWSGGIVVWAACLFLWHGREDKLFLIQEVMWGYITVGGVGLVGLAAVVQLIRRWWTTRKSVGNSL; from the coding sequence ATGTCAGTGCAACTATCCCGACCGCAATTCCTATTTTTATGTATTTGGCTTGTCCTCGGAACGGGGATCCTGTTGCTTCCCGCTTCCGTGGGGAAATTTGCGCTTCGGGACGGATGGATCAGCGCCGGTTTGGCAAGCATCGGGGGCTTTGTCGTCATCGGCGTGATCGGGTTGTTCACTCGGGTCTTTCCTGGGGAATCTCTCCTGCAGGGATATCTCGCGGCCTTCGGCCCGTGGCTGGGACGTTTGGCCGGTCTGTGGCAACTGCTCCTGGTGTTCATCGTCGAAGCCCTCGTCGCCCGGGAATTGGAAGAGTTTATCGCCACCACGATTCTGCCAAACACGCCCAGCACATGGATTGCGGGGATGATCCTGTTTCCTGCGTGTTACGCCACCTACCTCGGCCTGGAAGTGGTGGGCCGTATGGGGGAGATTATTAGCCCCATCGGGATCATCATCACGCTGGGGTTGTTCCTCCTCGCCACCCCTTACCTGGATTTCAGCTATATCCACCCGGTGTTGGCGGATGGCTGGGACGCGATTCTACGCGGCGACGTGGTCCTGTGGGCTCTTCTTGCCGAATTCACGTTCACTCTTCAGATCCGACATTCCACAGATGCAAACTGGTATCTCCGAACGCTGGGAACTGCCGTGCTGATTCTCGCCGGCTCCGGGGTTATTGCCGAATTGACCGTTCACTTGGTCCTGGGTCTCTCCACGCAGTATACTTTTTATCCAATTCTCGAGGTAGTGCGGGCCATTCGGATCGGAGACTTTTTAGAGCGGCTCGATACCTTGTACGTCATCGGCGTGGTGGCCACGATCTTCCTCAAGCTGTCGTTTCTTCACTATGTCCTCACCTCAGGCTTGCAGGAATGGGCGACTCTACAACACCAGCGACCCCTGGTGTGGAGCGGGGGAATCGTCGTCTGGGCAGCTTGTTTATTCTTATGGCACGGAAGAGAGGACAAGCTTTTCTTGATCCAAGAGGTGATGTGGGGGTACATCACTGTGGGAGGGGTGGGGCTTGTGGGATTGGCCGCAGTCGTGCAGCTTATTCGGCGCTGGTGGACCACCCGCAAGTCGGTCGGCAACTCCTTATGA
- the cmr1 gene encoding type III-B CRISPR module RAMP protein Cmr1 translates to MDVFPETIPKALLQSGVREEKIFFKTVTPIFGGGVITRQNDPLTSVRGPAVRGQLRFWWRATRGASCANEKELRKKEEQIWGSTTHKSRISLRVDMDRNHPGSQTVCATYPPGKTYPTFTTDFPGYALFPFQGKNSDKEEKVPPASGLVRAGFTLTVLYPIECKDDLHAALWAWSNFGGIGARTRRGCGALYSRQFSPAKNADIHEWYQSNLDAYDIRLPEEPKPWPTLPPCLMVNEELIEPMKAWNRGIYVLQAFRQGADIGRNPGQGNRPGRSRWPEADSIRRISGKACPRHRQPITGRENRFPRAELGLPIIFHFKDKKKGDPPDYTLRPVDHNRMASPLIVKPLALSEHMAVSIILHLQSPPLCGAELRSGKSHTLVRADEIRDPNLVRVPKSPLHYGTTGSAIEAFLNFAKKKRGYR, encoded by the coding sequence ATGGACGTTTTTCCGGAAACTATTCCCAAGGCGTTGCTCCAAAGCGGCGTTCGGGAAGAAAAAATCTTTTTCAAGACGGTTACGCCGATTTTCGGTGGGGGTGTGATAACACGCCAAAACGACCCTCTCACCTCGGTTCGCGGGCCCGCGGTGCGTGGGCAGCTGCGCTTCTGGTGGCGGGCCACTCGGGGGGCTTCGTGTGCGAACGAGAAAGAATTGCGAAAGAAAGAAGAACAGATATGGGGATCCACCACCCACAAGAGCCGGATATCGCTGCGGGTGGACATGGACCGCAACCATCCGGGCAGCCAAACCGTTTGTGCTACATATCCGCCGGGCAAGACGTATCCAACCTTTACGACCGATTTTCCCGGTTATGCCTTATTTCCGTTTCAAGGCAAGAACTCCGACAAAGAGGAAAAAGTGCCCCCCGCAAGTGGGCTCGTAAGAGCGGGGTTTACCTTGACTGTGCTATACCCGATAGAATGTAAGGACGATCTTCATGCCGCCCTGTGGGCATGGAGCAATTTTGGAGGGATTGGTGCCCGAACACGAAGAGGTTGCGGAGCACTCTATAGCCGACAATTTTCCCCCGCTAAAAACGCTGATATTCACGAGTGGTACCAATCCAACCTAGATGCCTATGACATTCGGTTACCCGAGGAGCCGAAACCTTGGCCGACTTTGCCCCCGTGTCTCATGGTCAATGAAGAGCTGATTGAACCCATGAAGGCCTGGAATCGAGGGATCTACGTGCTGCAGGCGTTTCGACAGGGCGCGGATATTGGCCGCAATCCTGGGCAAGGCAACCGTCCTGGTCGTTCTCGCTGGCCTGAAGCGGACAGCATTCGTCGCATCTCCGGAAAAGCGTGCCCGCGTCACCGGCAACCGATTACCGGTCGTGAGAATCGCTTTCCCAGGGCGGAACTCGGTCTGCCGATCATCTTTCATTTTAAGGACAAGAAGAAAGGTGACCCGCCGGACTACACACTGCGGCCGGTCGACCACAACCGCATGGCGAGCCCCTTGATCGTCAAGCCGCTCGCCCTTTCCGAGCACATGGCCGTTTCGATCATTCTGCATCTACAATCTCCTCCTCTTTGCGGGGCAGAGTTACGATCTGGTAAAAGTCACACTCTTGTACGCGCAGACGAGATCCGCGATCCCAATTTGGTGCGCGTTCCGAAATCTCCCCTGCACTACGGTACAACGGGATCGGCGATTGAAGCCTTCTTGAACTTTGCGAAAAAGAAGAGGGGATACCGATGA
- the cas10 gene encoding type III-B CRISPR-associated protein Cas10/Cmr2 has product MNKQLLGISIGPVQDFIASARKTRDLWFGSYVLSEICKAAAEVLREQGELIYPSFAREEDWEDDRQNTANKILLEIDAGVDARLVAARAKDAAIRRWEEFAKEALEKAKRESGRRIDEELWAEQVRGDDVIEFYAAWVPVVATYQEARVRVERLLAGRKNLRDFQPVQGRFGVAKSSLDGARESVFLEEQLGNSTVSARAVKEREHLDAIGVVKRFGGKAESYVSVVQLAVDPWVRGIEGNTDPQIQGKWKEVKQLVETTGIADPKKNYRYFPYDGSVLLPSRLDLLAGEKGIIGPDIQSLRDALNDLYKTLQPPIPYVAVLSADGDRMGQTMSAIQDARGHQLFSQALSRFAREVRDIVENKGARQSSPAAAFTGILIYSGGDDVLALLPVDWALDVARLLHDRFQVILEPVLEAIHADSSALRAVPTLSVGIGIGHCLEPMEDLLNLAREAERCAKGDDRNGLAVFLQMRSGRETLGFRERWDKNPDKKIEEKVKGFLSGKIPHKVPYDLLQLAIAYGGKGVNDPGQEQSSWPPEKLLQADIRRLFERKRTRSGKVLEGPLIDQLSAEVQTLGDVYRLSTSLLLAYHVARSWRQSGRTGKETLST; this is encoded by the coding sequence ATGAACAAGCAACTTCTCGGGATTTCCATCGGTCCGGTGCAGGATTTTATCGCCTCTGCCCGAAAAACCCGGGATCTCTGGTTCGGCTCGTACGTCCTGTCCGAGATCTGCAAGGCGGCCGCAGAGGTTCTGAGAGAACAAGGCGAACTCATCTATCCCAGTTTTGCCCGGGAAGAGGACTGGGAAGATGATCGGCAGAATACCGCGAACAAAATTCTGCTGGAAATAGATGCAGGGGTCGACGCCCGTCTTGTGGCCGCCAGAGCCAAAGATGCGGCAATCCGGCGGTGGGAAGAATTTGCGAAAGAAGCTTTAGAGAAGGCGAAGCGAGAGTCAGGGCGCCGTATTGACGAAGAGCTCTGGGCCGAGCAGGTGCGGGGGGACGATGTCATCGAGTTTTATGCCGCTTGGGTACCGGTGGTCGCAACCTATCAAGAAGCCAGAGTCAGGGTTGAACGCCTTCTGGCCGGACGGAAAAATTTGCGGGATTTTCAACCGGTTCAGGGGCGGTTTGGAGTGGCGAAATCGTCCCTGGACGGGGCGAGGGAGTCGGTTTTTCTCGAGGAGCAGCTTGGAAATTCTACAGTTTCAGCAAGGGCCGTCAAGGAGCGGGAGCATCTCGATGCGATCGGAGTGGTGAAACGATTCGGAGGAAAAGCCGAGTCTTATGTGTCTGTGGTGCAACTGGCTGTCGATCCCTGGGTCCGGGGTATAGAGGGCAACACGGATCCGCAAATTCAGGGAAAGTGGAAAGAAGTGAAACAGCTCGTCGAGACGACGGGAATTGCGGACCCGAAGAAGAACTATCGCTATTTTCCCTACGATGGGAGCGTACTGCTGCCGTCCCGCTTAGATCTTTTGGCCGGGGAGAAGGGGATCATCGGTCCGGACATCCAGTCGTTGCGAGACGCGCTCAACGATTTATATAAGACCCTTCAGCCCCCCATCCCCTACGTCGCGGTCCTCTCCGCCGATGGTGACCGCATGGGGCAGACCATGTCGGCGATCCAGGACGCGCGAGGACATCAGCTGTTTTCTCAGGCCCTCTCGCGGTTTGCCCGGGAGGTTCGGGATATCGTGGAAAACAAAGGGGCAAGGCAATCCTCGCCCGCAGCGGCTTTCACCGGGATCCTGATTTACAGCGGCGGAGACGATGTATTGGCCCTGTTGCCTGTAGATTGGGCGCTGGATGTTGCGCGGCTGTTACATGATCGGTTTCAAGTCATCCTCGAGCCGGTCCTGGAGGCCATTCACGCGGATTCTTCCGCTTTGCGGGCAGTTCCCACCCTGTCGGTGGGGATTGGAATTGGCCATTGCTTGGAGCCCATGGAGGATTTATTGAATTTGGCCCGGGAGGCAGAGAGGTGCGCGAAAGGGGATGATCGCAACGGTCTCGCCGTATTCCTGCAAATGCGAAGTGGTAGAGAAACTCTGGGCTTTCGCGAGAGGTGGGATAAAAATCCCGATAAGAAGATCGAAGAAAAGGTGAAAGGGTTTCTCTCTGGAAAAATCCCGCACAAGGTGCCCTATGATCTTCTTCAATTGGCGATCGCTTATGGCGGAAAGGGGGTCAATGATCCCGGTCAGGAGCAGAGTTCCTGGCCGCCTGAGAAGCTGCTCCAGGCAGATATCCGGCGCTTATTTGAAAGAAAAAGAACGCGATCCGGTAAAGTGTTGGAAGGACCCCTGATAGACCAGTTGTCTGCGGAGGTGCAGACCTTGGGGGACGTGTACCGTTTGTCCACGTCGTTACTGCTGGCCTACCACGTGGCCCGGAGTTGGCGCCAGTCGGGACGAACGGGAAAGGAGACGTTGTCAACATGA
- a CDS encoding type III-B CRISPR module-associated Cmr3 family protein, with amino-acid sequence MIHVQIWPRDPLVVRDARPFGPEGGNRMVCLDWPYPSVLAGFLRTWVGKHVVDSPGIEPFTPTRVQWLKSLTIGGPYPCVGEKLYFPAPLDVVLFRDDDSRSLQGIALRPHEMGEGEGCDLPHPALLPVVVTEDLKPAKGPAFWSRERMMAWLMDDHRSNVAIPAEEGTSNITEFQLSAPEYLYPLKRDVRVHVHIDPLTGRAGDEQLFSTSGLAFPHGVGIVTWVEGLEESSWPSVGAVLAPLGGERRLSFLQTTSPLSWFPDDELSIALDGADGVRMVLATPGLFRYGWLPGWIDPDTLQGTPPGMNGLRLQLRSACVGRWKPLSGWSIEKGHYGPKPIRRIVPAGSVYFFEVLAGNPGAYIKDAWLRSVADEEQDRRDGFANALWGRWKR; translated from the coding sequence ATGATTCATGTGCAGATCTGGCCTCGGGATCCGCTCGTGGTGAGGGATGCTCGCCCTTTTGGTCCGGAAGGCGGCAACAGAATGGTCTGTTTAGACTGGCCATACCCTTCTGTCCTCGCCGGCTTTCTGCGAACCTGGGTGGGGAAACATGTAGTGGACAGCCCAGGGATAGAACCCTTTACACCAACGCGAGTTCAGTGGCTGAAGAGTTTGACCATCGGCGGCCCCTATCCATGTGTCGGCGAGAAACTCTATTTTCCTGCGCCGCTCGATGTCGTTCTGTTTCGGGACGATGATTCGCGTTCTTTGCAAGGAATCGCCCTTCGCCCCCACGAAATGGGAGAAGGGGAGGGGTGTGACCTGCCCCATCCCGCTCTACTTCCTGTTGTCGTTACGGAAGACCTCAAACCGGCCAAAGGTCCGGCCTTTTGGTCCCGGGAGCGCATGATGGCGTGGTTGATGGACGATCACCGCAGCAATGTAGCCATACCGGCTGAGGAGGGTACAAGCAACATCACCGAATTCCAGCTATCAGCGCCCGAGTACCTTTATCCGTTAAAGCGAGATGTGCGCGTGCACGTTCACATCGACCCGTTGACTGGACGGGCCGGGGATGAGCAACTGTTTTCCACATCGGGACTGGCGTTCCCCCACGGCGTGGGGATCGTCACGTGGGTGGAGGGGCTGGAGGAGTCCTCGTGGCCCAGTGTGGGGGCCGTGTTGGCGCCCCTGGGCGGGGAGAGGCGGCTTTCTTTTTTACAGACAACATCCCCTCTTTCGTGGTTTCCCGATGATGAATTGTCGATCGCCCTGGACGGTGCCGATGGGGTGCGAATGGTTTTGGCCACTCCGGGTCTGTTTCGATACGGTTGGTTGCCGGGCTGGATTGACCCGGACACGTTACAAGGCACGCCGCCCGGCATGAACGGGTTGCGGCTGCAATTGCGGAGTGCCTGTGTAGGCCGGTGGAAGCCGCTCTCGGGCTGGAGCATCGAGAAGGGCCACTATGGCCCGAAGCCCATTCGCCGGATCGTCCCGGCCGGGAGCGTCTACTTTTTCGAAGTGTTGGCGGGAAACCCCGGTGCTTACATAAAGGATGCGTGGCTTCGATCGGTGGCGGACGAGGAACAAGATCGGCGAGACGGTTTTGCAAACGCTCTTTGGGGCCGTTGGAAGCGATGA